One segment of Channa argus isolate prfri chromosome 17, Channa argus male v1.0, whole genome shotgun sequence DNA contains the following:
- the magl gene encoding MAX gene-associated protein isoform X2 produces the protein MPETDSRLTPMEDHHTVEVENGSLTNTPSLGSLTTALSMTPPLQTTTGHNFTSETSVENKAVSMASTDCSSALSSPTEASTAKLAITPATLEGTTEKSPATSLITPVSDSLTCTGKGNVNISEPLPACMSPSTTFGIPELDNDFPAVLTFKGVSVTLENNSVWKQFYSCGTEMILTKQGRRMFPYCRYRLAGLDPERLYSLVLSIGPSDQYRYRWSTSKWEVSGPAEHQAQGLIRAFSHHNSPCKGSEWMGGLVSFYKLKLTNNSQDQDGHMILHSMHRYIPSLHVIPVPDGDVHISDQPVVIGPESMTFTFPQTVFMAVTTYQNFRITQLKINHNPFAKGFREDGNNSRLTRVSTETRTLVKIESQPCVLKPAEPNKSKKRVLDLSKEDHTVSPLSTVQETRLVLKPIMSTSANKDEPYVPCIRGNHALGELVLVQNQPLVEPKKENHNVSVTPELQQGFKIKPKALPMTPTSSSSTPGSLSVYHKRRRRRRRINRHWGNSRGREWKAVTASPTVVHSPSLTVAMQPELDDVEGLLFVSFTTKEALEVHIRDIAANSSSCSSVSQVSLTTSMQLKETVEGISETDEEKIARLEAILLQDLGVLKHRQVIHPMLQEVGLKLSSLDPTKSIDLQYLGVHLPLPPPNLPEQGNATALSTANKALPFISRTGKTSDITKIKGWRNKFLKIKETTKSTKTDGLQKNLSAFCSNMLDEYLESEAQQISERAAAFSTNPEGSVAYELPAKSSSYVKTLDSVLKQRKTFSKFPVGSNRPCPLSHKPLLYSALTSPPPPLASPANPDQASIQQSTASQKQPGAENASPESGYTRLSRYNPRVSQKPTLTCGHNQGMAQRPIVLTKFQFKLLQMETGALNEGLNRTQLTPDRLSVALSVILTKETLPSQVLKVVQFPNHKAARPECGQEFCRLGCVCSSLRHPNKGPLHCQRPECMFGCTCFKRRIIKQTSLGDSEHHTHPVYSMTNMEHVVQPHPGSHVHKLWNRNIQDVDPEPLFVPNGPQSMVISKVPKRSSVKPSTQLIREEDKDPVYKYLESMMTCARVREFNSKPPPVLTIEPKMADPSTATTATKLQKTTTDNFPKQYYRTVSTVKKMGKNTSQEFTTSESEARKQIQIQSGCEWGKDRKMVLDALCRRLNQNTLSQHFYVGPYSIRPFTKIFMRKPSGSLVTYRVHISKQSNISDGEEDGVYDSDEERDTKESFDGDIDAEEDEEDQIEESEMRFGITPFLSGVLPAGKLRARTKPLGCQAYGLIQVNGKSYNQARLLLGSMGSLHPANRLAAYITGRLNAPGKIFHKNSQKPDPTEQNNIEDTLHIKAAGTVVPPVITARKTNDLKTESKIPVQLFQPDTLRKGSVTLLLHSQNSSTINPVQSSASSQRRSVSQIQNSALSSPVSLTVSPSLKTPSFLGQSGTYSFRICPPANQSSNGQNLPGVTLPGGFTLIQLPKPGAKESESVNTTNITDVGKVLLQKDALSEFGQSGTANSDANLLSLDTPNEVKDLPSSLKEEPGSSFEMKCDNKIPSDESDEANNRQVQSNLDITSEDWSSISSDYGGDGDDDEETVDIETVVEVEQRMAIDKMKEAVTKALQQSRDSSDYFGSVREPDIQDEVDNEHDESKGETRRMNHVALERQRRSEQRTLFDKLQTVLKSDPRAPRLRLLSLALKEIRNLVETSKYLEQQKKSLIQMQSVYMKQLSLLSGKSEKLIKNKLKEICERQKIREKTMKWRLYFSNLLQSRAALLQAITPEEKLQPTSLEEPDFFMTPPLALPHKTTALKNVHELMSLLQPKLFKGSAQSHVHTHKLTPLSMQKAASVPAKHHVTVAPSQVASLKVGQPKSNLQDQQKIRGSQAQISTPNSPSQGSMLPATLQITAAPDATSTLSSKPKTPNPSAHPPQPFTLPLIRSKTGRIILPSSLKPTGKGFYTLTIMNPKQNGEESEPRSSTNIQPSNVDLSKNKEKSLSGSEQPSDSKSILEEDKTTSSNFDSKSSVTAHLKQHNNAAFVNKSSCGPSLPLQAPENSQEAVKVAGLKKKTLAAACLNFRCVRPNPNTVKAEVDPNPPVGRRCRGRPRKNPIPPVSDKEKSAVVEKRRKRVSESKSPVGAEERQCERNAMKEAQKQAEDTPGMVSKVSDNPVPVKRGRGRPPKKKSKLLSPPLAQAGSSFSKSNEDSPIRLSCNFKRPNNKLKTSPAATMLVGDMNASRPITRGALGKDFPSAKKRSWRDIEKELDPELEFD, from the exons ATGCCTGAAACAGACTCTAGGCTCACACCAATGGAGGACCACCATACGGTAGAGGTTGAAAATGGCAGCTTGACAAACACCCCTTCCTTGGGTTCTCTAACTACTGCCCTTTCGATGACTCCTCCTTTACAAACCACTACTGGACACAATTTCACTAGTGAGACATCCGTTGAAAACAAAGCTGTCTCCATGGCAAGCACTGACTGCAGCTCGGCTCTCTCTTCACCTACTGAAGCTAGTACAGCCAAGCTTGCTATTACACCTGCTACCTTAGAAGGGACTACTGAAAAAAGCCCAGCCACTTCGCTTATTACACCAGTGTCAGATTCCCTAACATGTACAGGGAAAGGCAATGTCAACATTTCAGAACCCCTACCAGCATGTATGTCACCATCTACCACATTTGGTATTCCAGAGCTTGACAATGATTTTCCTGCTGTGCTGACCTTCAAAGGTGTCAGTGTCACTCTGGAGAATAACAGTGTGTGGAAGCAGTTCTACAGCTGTGGGACTGAGATGATTCTCACTAAACAGGGGCGCCGCATGTTCCCGTACTGCCGCTATCGCCTTGCTGGCCTAGATCCTGAGCGGCTGTACAGTCTGGTCCTCTCCATTGGACCATCAGATCAGTACCGGTACCGCTGGAGTACATCTAAATGGGAGGTCTCTGGACCTGCCGAACACCAGGCACAGGGTCTTATCCGTGCCTTTTCCCACCATAACTCCCCCTGCAAAGGCTCAGAGTGGATGGGCGGTTTGGTGTCTTTTTACAAACTCAAACTAACCAACAATTCCCAAGACCAGGATGGTCATATGATTCTACATTCCATGCATCGTTACATTCCTAGCTTACATGTGATACCTGTCCCAGATGGGGATGTACACATCTCTGACCAGCCTGTGGTTATAGGACCAGAAAGCATGACATTTACTTTTCCACAAACTGTATTCATGGCTGTGACAACTTATCAAAACTTTCGGATCACCCAGCTGAAAATTAATCACAATCCATTTGCAAAAGGCTTTAGAGAGGATGGGAACAACTCCCGCCTGACCAGGGTCAGTACAGAGACTCGGACTCTAGTGAAAATCGAATCTCAGCCCTGTGTTTTAAAACCTGCTGAAcccaataaaagcaaaaagcgTGTTCTGGATCTGAG TAAAGAGGATCacacagtctctcctctctcaACTGTGCAAGAGACCAGACTGGTCCTGAAACCTATTATGTCTACCTCTGCAAATAAGGATGAACCATATGTCCCCTGTATAAGAGGCAATCATGCTCTTGGTGAGCTTGTTCTTGTCCAAAATCAACCACTTGTGGAGCCcaagaaagaaaaccacaatGTCAGTGTAACCCCTGAGTTGCAGCAAGGCTTTAAAATAAAGCCTAAAGCATTACCTATGACTCCTACTTCGTCATCGTCTACCCCAGGATCGTTGTCTGTGTACcacaagaggaggaggaggaggaggaggatcaACAGACACTGGGGAAATTCCCGGGGAAGAGAGTGGAAAGCTGTGACTGCTTCACCCACAGTAGTCCACAGTCCATCATTGACTGTCGCTATGCAGCCAGAGCTGGATGATGTAGAAGGCCTCTTGTTCGTGTCATTCACCACTAAG gAAGCTCTTGAGGTTCACATCAGGGACATAGCTGCCAACAGCTCATCATGTTCTTCTGTGTCCCAAGTTTCCCTAACAACTTCCATGCAGTTGAAGGAAACAG TGGAAGGGATCTCAGAGACTGATGAGGAGAAGATAGCCCGCTTGGAGGCTATCCTTCTACAGGATCTGGGAGTTCTCAAACACAGACAGGTCATCCATCCCATGCTACAAGAGG TTGGCTTGAAGTTGAGCTCCCTTGATCCTACGAAGTCCATTGATTTGCAGTATCTGGGGGTTCATCTACCACTACCTCCACCAAATCTACCAGAGCAAGGCAATGCCACAGCACTGTCCACTGCCA ATAAAGCATTACCCTTCATCTCTAGGACTGGAAAGACTAGTgacataacaaaaataaaaggctggagaaacaagtttttaaaaattaaagaaactaCTAAATCTACTAAAACTGATG GACTACAAAAGAACCTATCTGCCTTCTGCAGCAACATGTTGGATGAGTATTTGGAAAGCGAAGCCCAACAAATTAGTGAGCGCGCTGCTGCCTTCTCAACAAACCCAGAAGGCTCGGTGGCCTATGAACTGCCGGCTAAAAGCTCCAGCTATGTAAAGACCCTGGACAGCGTACTCAAGCAACGAAAAACTTTTTCCAAATTCCCTGTGGGGTCCAACAGGCCTTGTCCTCTGTCCCACAAACCCCTCCTTTACTCTGCTCTAAcatcaccacctcctcctctggcCAGCCCTGCAAACCCCGATCAAGCATCCATTCAGCAATCAACAGCATCACAAAAGCAGCCAGGAGCTGAAAATGCTTCTCCTGAGTCTGGTTACACTAG ATTATCTAGATACAACCCAAGGGTTAGCCAGAAACCAACACTGACCTGTGGACATAACCAAGGGATGGCACAGAGACCTATAGTTCTCACTAAGTTTCAGTTCAAGCTGTTGCAGATGGAAACTGGAGCCCTGAATGAGGGTCTAAACAGAACACAACTGACGCCAGACAGACTGTCAGTGGCTTTATCTGTAATCCTGACAAAAGAG acaCTGCCCAGTCAGGTCCTAAAAGTTGTGCAATTTCCAAACCATAAAGCTGCCAGACCTGAATGTGGTCAGGAGTTCTGCAGACTGGGCTGTGTGTGTTCCAGTCTTCGGCATCCTAACAAAGGTCCTCTTCACTGCCAGCGGCCTGAATGTATGTTTGGCTGTACCTGCTTTAAACGTAGGATTATCAAGCAGACGTCACTGGGAGATAGTGAACACCACACCCACCCTGTTTACT CTATGACTAATATGGAACATGTGGTCCAGCCTCACCCAGGCTCCCATGTTCATAAACTGTGGAACCGCAATATTCAAGATGTGGATCCGGAACCTCTCTTTGTCCCCAATGGGCCTCAGTCTATGGTCATCTCGAAGGTCCCAAAACGCAGCAGTGTAAAACCTTCAACACAACTG ATACGAGAGGAGGACAAGGATCCAGTGTATAAATACTTGGAGAGCATGATGACATGTGCACGTGTTAGAGAGTTTAACAGCAAGCCCCCTCCTGTACTTACCATAGAGCCAAAGATGGCTGACCCTTCTACAGCAACCACTGCAACAAAATTGCAGAAGACAACCACTGACAACTTTCCAAAACAGTACTACAGAACTGTATCAACTGTCAAAAAAATGG GAAAAAACACTTCTCAAGAATTTACAACCAGTGAATCCGAAGCAAGGAAACAAATACAGATCCAGTCAGGGTGTGAGTGGGGAAAGGACCGCAAAATGGTCCTGGATGCTTTATGTCGACGCCTGAATCAGAACACGTTGTCTCAGCATTTTTATGTAGGACCTTACAGTATTCGCCCATTCACCAAGATCTTCATGCGAAAGCCAAGTGGGTCCCTTGTCACCTACAGG GTACACATCAGTAAACAATCAAATATCAGTGATGGTGAAGAGGATGGAGTTTATGACAGCGATGAGGAAAGGGATACCAAGGAAAGTTTTGATGGAGACATTGAtgcagaggaggatgaggaagaccAAATTGAAGAGTCAGAAATGCGATTTGGAATCACACCCTTCCTGAGTGGAGTTTTACCTGCTGGGAAACTGAGAGCCAGAACCAAACCTCTGGGCTGCCAGGCATATGGACTTATACAG GTAAATGGCAAATCTTACAATCAGGCCAGACTGTTGCTTGGCAGCATGGGATCGCTTCATCCAGCAAACCGCCTAGCAGCATATATCACTGGTCGACTCAATGCTCCTGGCAAGATTTTTCATAAAAACTCTCAGAAACCAGACCctacagaacaaaacaacattgAAGACACTCTTCATATAAAAGCTGCAGGCACAGTGGTTCCTCCAGTTATCACTGCAAGGAAAACCAATGATCTGAAGACAGAATCAAAAATACCTG TTCAGTTATTCCAGCCTGACACTTTGAGAAAAGGATCCGTCACCCTGCTACTCCATTCACAAAACTCCTCCACTATCAACCCTGTGCAATCATCTGCCTCAAGCCAACGAAGATCTGTCAGCCAAATCCAGAACAGCGCACTGTCCTCGCCTGTCTCTCTCACAGTTTCCCCCTCACTGAAAACCCCTAGCTTCCTGGGTCAGAGTGGGACCTATTCATTCAGGATTTGCCCTCCAGCCAACCAGAGCAGCAATGGCCAGAACCTACCAGGAGTTACCCTGCCTGGGGGCTTTACCCTAATTCAGCTCCCAAAACCTGGAGCAAAAGAATCGGAAAGTGTTAACAcaacaaatattacagatgtgGGTAAGGTCCTGCTGCAAAAAGATGCTTTGTCTGAGTTTGGCCAATCAGGTACAGCCAATTCGGATGCAAATTTGCTTTCTTTGGACACCCCTAATGAAGTTAAAGACCTACCAAGCAGCTTGAAAGAGGAGCCCGGCTCCTCTTTTGAGATGAAATGTGACAATAAGATCCCATCAGATGAGAGTGATGAAGCCAACAACAGGCAGGTGCAATCAAATCTGGACATCACTTCAGAAGACTGGAGCTCCATTTCCTCAGACTACggtggagatggagatgatgat GAGGAGACAGTGGACATCGAGACTGTGGTGGAAGTAGAACAAAGAATGGCAATTGATAAAATGAAGGAAGCTGTTACCAAGGCATTACAGCAGTCACG AGATTCCAGTGATTATTTTGGATCAGTGAGGGAACCTGACATCCAG GATGAAGTGGACAATGAACATGATGAGTCTAAGGGAGAAACAAGGCGAATGAATCATGTGGCACTAGAAAGGCAAAGACGCTCTGAACAGCGAACCCTCTTTGACAAACTCCAAACTGTTCTTAAGAGTGATCCCAGGGCCCCCAGGCTTCGCCTCCTCTCTCTG GCTCTTAAGGAAATTCGAAATCTTGTTGAGACCTCCAAATACCTGGAGCAACAGAAGAAGAGCCTGATACAGATGCAGTCTGTCTATATGAAGCAGCTTTCTCTTCTGTCTG GGAAGTCAGAGAAGCTGATAAAAAACAAGCTGAAGGAGATttgtgaaagacagaaaataagagAGAAGACAATGAAATGGAGGCTCTACTTTTCCAATCTACTACAGTCCAGAGCTGCTCTTCTGCAAGCCATTACTCCAGAGGAAAAACTCCAACCCACATCCTTGGAGGAACCTGACTTCTTCATGACTCCACCTCTAGCTTTGCCACACAAAACAACAGCCCTGAAAAATGTTCATGAACTGATGTCCTTGCTCCAGCCTAAACTATTTAAGGGTTCAGCCCAAtctcatgtgcacacacacaagctcactcCACTTTCAATGCAAAAAGCAGCGTCTGTTCCAGCGAAGCATCATGTCACTGTAGCCCCATCACAAGTAGCATCACTCAAAGTTGGACAACCTAAGTCAAACCTTCAGGATCAGCAGAAAATACGTGGATCTCAAGCCCAGATCAGCACACCCAATTCCCCATCTCAAGGCTCAATGCTTCCTGCTACACTTCAGATCACTGCAGCCCCTGATGCAACATCAACTTTATCCTCAAAACCTAAAACTCCCAACCCATCTGCCCACCCTCCACAGCCCTTTACTCTTCCTCTGATTCGTTCAAAGACTGGCAGAATCATACTTCCCTCATCTCTTAAACCAA CTGGTAAAGGCTTCTATACACTAACAATCATGAATCCCAAGCAGAATGGAGAAGAGAGTGAGCCTAGGTCTTCAACTAATATACAGCCTTCTAATGTTGACTTATCCAAGAACAAAGAGAAGAGCTTATCAGGATCTGAACAACCTTCAGACTCAAAAAGCATTTTAGAGGAGGACAAGACAACATCTTCAAACTTTGATTCGAAATCTTCTGTAACAGCACACCTCAAACAGCACAACAATGCTGCCTTCGTTAACAAATCAAGCTGTGGGCCTTCGCTGCCTTTGCAAGCTCCAGAGAACAGCCAGGAAGCGGTTAAAGTGgcaggcttaaaaaaaaaaaccctggcaGCTGCCTGCCTGAATTTTAGGTGTGTGCGTCCAAATCCTAATACTGTCAAAGCTGAGGTCGATCCTAACCCTCCTGTCGGCCGCCGCTGCAGAGGCAGACCTCGGAAAAACCCAATTCCTCCAGTTAGTGACAAGGAGAAAAGTGCTGTCGtagaaaagaggaggaaaagggtCAGTGAAAGTAAATCACCTGTTGGTGCTGAAGAgagacaatgtgaaagaaatgcAATGAAAGAGGCTCAGAAACAAGCTGAAGACACCCCAGGAATGGTCAGTAAAGTATCAGATAATCCTGTACCAGTAAAACGTGGCAGAGGAAGGCCTCCAAAGAAGAAGTCAAAACTTTTGAGTCCTCCCCTTGCACAAGCAGGAAGTAGTTTCTCTAAATCCAATGAGGACAGCCCCATCAGACTTTCTTGCAATTTTAAAAGGCCTAATAATAAGCTGAAGACAAGCCCTGCAGCAACTATGTTGGTTGGAGATATGAACGCATCACGGCCAATAACGCGAGGTGCTTTAGGAAAGGACTTTCCCAGTGCCAAAAAACGCTCATGGAGAGACATAGAAAAGGAACTGGACCCAGAGCTTGAATTTGATTAG